GGATGAAGCAGGCCCGTCGCGGCGTGCTCGAGGGGCACGCGGCCCTCGAGGAGGTGTACGCCGGGAATCGATCGAACCCCTCCAGGAGGCGGCGAGAAGGGCCTCGAAATCCGACGGCCGTCTCGTTGCTCCCGGGCGGTCCGCTGCCGGACAGCGCCTCCGTGCGGTACTCGTCGGTTCCGCCCGCCGTTCGGGGTGCGGCGATCGACCCATTACCCCGGATCTACGGTCGCCGCTGGCGTGCAAGGAGTGGCTCGAGGTAGAGTGGCCACTGAAATTCAGTCCACACGCGCCCGCGGCCTGCTGGCCAGTACTAATTGGAGTTCTATCAGCACTGGCCCCACAGTTACGAGCAGTGTGTAAACCGTTTCAGTCGTCACTATAGACAGAGGGTTGATTCCGTTCTGGAGGCGTCGATAACCGCTCTACTGACGGTTCAAACCGTTCTCCGCCAAGGGGCCGGTTTTTATCCGGACGAACAGCGTTTCCCAGGGGCTCTTATCTGAATATATGGTCTTAATTACTATGTCTAAATCGAGACGTCAATTTGTTACTAGCAGCGTTGTACTGCTGCCTGGCATCTGTGGTTGTAGCGATTTGAGGACTACCGAGTCGCTCCAGGAGATGCATCTGGAGTTATCGAACCAGACAGATGAGTCGCTAACGTTTCACTTTGCGTTAGAAGCGGATGATGGTCTCGGCCGGTGGTACGACTTCGATCTCGAAGCCGATACTCGCCGCGAGGTCAGTCTCCAGCCGACATCAGAGCGCAAATGGTCGGGATATCTGGCTATCGCGGGCAATAAACGGGCGTCCGGGTCACTACTCGGGCAAGGAGATGAACAGGCCTGCCTGCAACTCGATTTCTTGATTGCGGACGACGAGATTTCAGCAACGATGTCGACGGATCAGCCGCTGTGTGAGTCGTAATCGGAATCTCTCGAGGATCGTCGGGTCTGACAGCTGCTGCTACTACGGACGATTCCCAATGCCACTCGAGAAACGCAGAAAAACCGCGATCAGTCTGCCTGTACTGCTTCGGCCGGTTCCTCGCGATAGTGCTCCGCGATGAGGTCTTCGTCGATCCGGTTGAGTTCCTCCTTGGGTAGCGTCGAGAGCAGGTCCCAGCCGATCTCGAGGGTGTCCTCGATCGACCGGTCGGTGTCGTATCCCTGCTGGACGAACTCGTTCTCGAACCGGTCGGCGAAGTCGAGGAACTTGTTGTCTCGATCGGTCAGCGCCTCGCGACCGACGATGTTCACGAGGTCGCGCAGGTCCTCACCCTCCGCGTACGCGGCGTAGAGCTGGTCGGAGACGTCCGCGTGGTCGCCGCGGGTCAGTCCCTCGCCGATCCCGTCGTCCATCAGTCGCGACAGGCTGGGCAGGACGTTGATCGGCGGCTCGATCCCTTGACTGTTCAGGGACCGGTCGACGATGATCTGACCCTCGGTAATGTAGCCCGTCAGGTCCGGAATCGGGTGGGTGATGTCGTCGGAGGGCATCGTCAGGATCGGAATCTGGGTAACCGAGCCCTCGCGGCCCTGGATACGACCCGCCCGCTCGTAGAGCTGGGCCAGGTCGGTGTACATGTATCCGGGGTAGCCACGTCGACCCGGAACCTCTTCGCGGGCCGCGCCGATTTCGCGCAGCGCCTCACAGTAGTTCGTGATGTCCGTGAGGATGACGAGTACGTGGTAGTCCTTCTCGAAGGCGAGGTACTCGGCGGTGGTCAGGGCCAGTCGCGGCGTGACCGTCCGCTCGACGGCGGGGTCGTCCGCGAGGTTCATGAAGACGACCGAGCGCTCGAGCGCGCCGGTGCGCTCGAAGTCCTGCATGAATTCGTTGGCCTCCTCCTGGGTGATCCCCATCGCGCCGAAGATGACGGCGAACTCCGAGCCCTCCTCGTCGCTTTCTCCTTCCTCCTCCGGCACCGTCGCCTGCCGGGCGATCTGGAGCGCCAGATCGTTGTGCGGCAGTCCGGAACCGGAGAAGATCGGCAGTTTCTGCCCGCGAACGAGCGTGTTCATGCCGTCGATAGAACTGACACCCGTCTGGATGAACTCCTCGGGGTACTCCCGGGAGTAGGGGTTGATCGCCGCGCCGACGATGTCGAGTCGCTCGTCGGGAACGATCTCGGGACCGCCGTCGATGGGGTTCCCAGACCCGTCGAGGACGCGCCCGAGCAGGTCCTCCGTGACGGGCATCTTCATGGTCTCGCCCAGGAAGCGAACGGAGGCGTTGCGGTCGATGCCGCCCGTTCCCTCGAACACCTGGATCGAGACGAGTCCTTCGCTCGATTCGAGTACCTGTCCGCGCAGGGTCTTGCCGTCTTCCGTCTCGATTTCGACGATTTCGTCGTAGCCGACGGGCTCGTCGACCTCGGCGAAGACCAGCGGACCGCTGATTTCCGTGATTGTCTGGTATTCTTTCATGGTCTGTCTAGTACTGGGCCCTGATCTGAGACTCGATATCCGACTCGAGTTCGTCGATGAACGCGTGCCAGTCCTCGGCGGTGCCCATCCGGTTGAGCCGCGGTGCGGCGTCGACGTCCTGGATCTCCTCGACCGGGACGCCGGCGTCGAGCGCCTCGAAGGCCTCGTCGTTGAATGTTCGAATCGCCTGGAGCATCCGGTAGGTCTTCTTGGGCTCGCAGT
This region of Natronosalvus halobius genomic DNA includes:
- a CDS encoding ATP synthase subunit B, which codes for MKEYQTITEISGPLVFAEVDEPVGYDEIVEIETEDGKTLRGQVLESSEGLVSIQVFEGTGGIDRNASVRFLGETMKMPVTEDLLGRVLDGSGNPIDGGPEIVPDERLDIVGAAINPYSREYPEEFIQTGVSSIDGMNTLVRGQKLPIFSGSGLPHNDLALQIARQATVPEEEGESDEEGSEFAVIFGAMGITQEEANEFMQDFERTGALERSVVFMNLADDPAVERTVTPRLALTTAEYLAFEKDYHVLVILTDITNYCEALREIGAAREEVPGRRGYPGYMYTDLAQLYERAGRIQGREGSVTQIPILTMPSDDITHPIPDLTGYITEGQIIVDRSLNSQGIEPPINVLPSLSRLMDDGIGEGLTRGDHADVSDQLYAAYAEGEDLRDLVNIVGREALTDRDNKFLDFADRFENEFVQQGYDTDRSIEDTLEIGWDLLSTLPKEELNRIDEDLIAEHYREEPAEAVQAD